In one window of Henckelia pumila isolate YLH828 chromosome 1, ASM3356847v2, whole genome shotgun sequence DNA:
- the LOC140871068 gene encoding F-box protein At5g49610-like has product MDHLHDSILIGILVKLPLKSVITCKLVCKSWYHIISDPYFAHAYNSLEPFKCSLYLDSRSDEICLIETGKEKEVVETSLNVKRRLSTSKDQMLEIVGSCNGLLCFLVKTRLPDDRYKENVCVYNPLTCDYIEILETCLVYKRKVSDYGTKFGFGCCKYTGQCKVFSFMPEWDRILFGSRIQGQVFTVGVDSRWREHEIDDYCEIYSTRCKYPVVFNGVLHWQGDVFIDQTTNIIYTFDLEEEKSRIIHLPPTLQIIGWIIPLVGILNDHLCAAEIEDFSCVWIMKDYGVVESCTKYIVLKDPISRNPHFVCTGASHAFSEEEEKEEEDIDSEEEKEEIMESRIIFACTGEIKRIFGWESRPPLPYVPVWKI; this is encoded by the coding sequence atggATCATCTTCACGACTCAATATTGATTGGTATTCTGGTAAAACTTCCCCTAAAATCAGTCATCACATGCAAGCTTGTTTGCAAATCGTGGTATCATATCATCTCCGACCCGTATTTCGCCCACGCCTATAATTCTTTGGAGCCCTTTAAATGCAGTCTGTATTTGGATTCAAGATCTGATGAGATCTGTCTTATTGAAACTGGAAAGGAAAAGGAAGTTGTTGAAACATCCTTGAACGTGAAACGACGCCTTTCCACAAGCAAAGACCAGATGCTGGAAATAGTTGGCTCGTGCAATGGCCTGTTATGCTTCCTGGTGAAAACCCGATTACCAGACGATAGATATAAAGAAAACGTTTGCGTATACAACCCTTTAACGTGTGATTACATAGAGATTCTGGAAACATGCTTAGTGTATAAAAGAAAAGTTTCGGATTATGGCACGAAATTTGGATTTGGTTGCTGCAAGTATACGGGCCAGTGCAAGGTTTTCAGCTTCATGCCAGAATGGGATAGAATTCTCTTTGGATCAAGAATTCAAGGACAGGTTTTCACTGTGGGAGTTGATAGTAGATGGAGGGAGCACGAAATTGATGACTACTGCGAAATCTATTCCACACGTTGCAAATATCCTGTTGTCTTTAACGGAGTGCTTCACTGGCAGGGGGACGTATTTATCGACCAAACAACtaatattatttatacatttgatcttgaagaagaaaagaGTAGAATAATCCATCTACCACCCACTTTGCAAATCATAGGGTGGATTATACCGCTTGTGGGAATATTGAATGATCATCTTTGTGCAGCTGAGATTGAGGATTTCTCTTGTGTTTGGATAATGAAGGATTACGGGGTTGTGGAATCTTGTACTAAGTATATAGTTTTGAAGGACCCGATTTCACGGAATCCACATTTTGTTTGCACCGGTGCTTCACATGCATtttctgaagaagaagaaaaagaagaagaagatattgactctgaagaagaaaaGGAGGAAATAATGGAGTCGCGAATCATATTTGCTTGCACTGGAGAAATAAAGCGCATATTTGGGTGGGAAAGTCGTCCACCTCTGCCATATGTTCCCGTCTGGAAAATTTAG